Proteins encoded within one genomic window of Thermodesulfobacteriota bacterium:
- a CDS encoding cytochrome c, producing MERTTRAAWQKPLACLACAGWVWALGPASSSAHEAHHHGSAGAGQRHMVTMQALKERIPPELRAMAEPPVLPGAAAGEAASQAYARHCALCHGDEGRGDGPTAAGLAAPPADFRDPAHASFFTAGEQFWIITHGVPEFGMPGFGDALDETTRWGLVRHIGRWRPAPR from the coding sequence ATGGAAAGGACAACGAGAGCGGCATGGCAAAAGCCCTTGGCATGCCTGGCCTGCGCCGGCTGGGTCTGGGCTCTGGGCCCCGCGTCCTCCTCCGCCCACGAAGCCCATCACCACGGCTCCGCCGGCGCAGGGCAGCGCCACATGGTCACCATGCAGGCCCTCAAGGAGCGGATTCCGCCCGAGCTGCGGGCGATGGCGGAGCCGCCCGTCCTCCCGGGCGCCGCAGCCGGGGAGGCTGCCAGCCAAGCCTACGCCCGCCACTGCGCCCTGTGTCACGGGGACGAGGGCCGGGGCGACGGCCCCACGGCCGCAGGGCTGGCAGCGCCGCCGGCGGACTTCCGCGACCCCGCCCACGCCAGCTTCTTCACCGCCGGGGAGCAGTTCTGGATCATCACCCACGGCGTCCCCGAGTTCGGCATGCCCGGGTTCGGCGACGCCCTGGACGAGACCACCCGCTGGGGCCTGGTGCGCCACATCGGCCGGTGGCGGCCTGCGCCGCGGTAA